GCAGCATCGCCTTGAAACCTTGATCAGGGAGAGAAGTTTGGCCAGTACCAAACCTCTTCACGCTGTCTGCTAGATATGCTACAGCATGTGTGGAAATACCCCAGCTCTGTATATGTAAATCATTGTGTTCTCCTCAGAATGTGATGTTTTATGACATGGGCTCTGAAAGCACCGTGGCCACCATCGTGACATACCAGAGCGTGAAGACCAAGGACGCCGGGACCCAACCCCAGCTGCAGATCAGAGGAGTCGGGTAGGTGACCATTGCATTGTGAAAGAGACCCCACAGCACAGGAGAGTCCTGGACGATGAACATCTCAGAAAGCATGCTGACGGCTCCCCTCGCGTGCGATGGGTTTGTCTTTTTAGGTTCGACCGGTCACTGGGGGGCTTCGAGATGGAGCTGCGTCTGCGGGACCACCTGGCCAAGCTCTTCAATGAGCAGAAGAAGAGCAAGAAGGATGTGCGGGACAACGTGCGCGCCATGGCCAAGCTGCTGAAGGAGGCCAATCGCCTCAAGACCGTGCTGAGCGCAAACGTGGACCACATGGCGCAGGTACTGTGCCAACGCTGGGTGTGTTTGTGACTGcctctctgtgtgcgtgtgtgctctTGTCCCATCCCCCGGTCCTGTGCTAACGCTGGCTGTCCCGGTGCAGGTGGAGGGGCTCCTGGATGACATTGACTTCAAGTCGCGGGTGACTCGGGCCGAGCTGGAGGAGCTGTGTGCTGACCTGTTCCAGAGAGTCCCTGGACCTGTGCAGCAGGCCCTCTCCTCCGCAGAGATGACGATGGTGAGCCCTGCCAGTGGAAGATGTAGTGAGGGAGGAGTATGCACTGGGGTGGGCAGCAGCAGCCTGATCACAGGAAAGAGGGTGTTCTGCTTGATACCCTCTTCCAGCACACCTGCTTGACCGTATTCATGATGTCATTGGGCTGTTCTTGCATACCAGAATGTGTTCTTTGATAAATGCATGTGTTTAATTTTTCAATGTTCATATCCTGACTATAGAAACATTTTAGCAGGTATTGCAAGAAAGCCTGCCTTGTCTCAGTCAGTGAGTGATGTATGCATGTGTGACTGAGTGTATTTGAATTTCTCTGCAGGACGAGATTGAGAGTGTGATCCTGGTTGGCGGTGCCACACGAGTTCCCAAAGTGCAGGAGCTCCTGCTGAAGGCAGTGGGAAAGTGAGTCCCCTCAAAGGGAGGGTGTGGGGAATTGGCACTAATGTTGGGTCAGGTAGTGCAAGACTAGGGCTAGACTGTGATCCCAGCTGACTGGTCTTGCAGTAATGGATTCATTCATTTCTAGTGTAAGGCAGTGCTGGCAGGGTGTGGTGTCTATTGAGTTGATCTCAAGCCCGTCACTGAAGTCATTAAGTGTGTGCAGCGAGGTCAGTCGTCTAGCTGTGCATGTGTGTCTCTAGTGCATTAATGTCTGTGAAGGATGGCAGGATTCATATTCACCTCTGTGCTGAGATGAATTGATTAACCCcgttttgtgtgttttgcagggAAGAGCTGAGTAAGAATATCAATGCTGATGAGGCAGCTGCCATGGGAGCCGTGTACCAGGCAGCCGCGCTCAGCAAAGCCTTCAAAGTGAAGCCTTTCCTGGTGAGAGACGCTGCCATCTACCCCATACAGGTGAGCCCCCTCCCCGTCTACCCCATACAGGTGAGGAACCCCCCTCATCTACCCTGATCTGAGAAATCTTGTGTCATGAACGGTCATAAATGACGTTGACCTGTAATGTGTTCTCTTTGAGCTGCATTGTGTTGAGCTGAAGCCCTCCTGTGGGACGATGTCTCTTTCAGGTTGAGTTCACCCGCGATacggaggaggatgaggagggtGTGAAGAGCATCAAACACAACAAGCGCGTCCTGTTCCAGAGGATGTCTCCATACCCACAGCGCAAGGTCATCACCTTCAACCGCTACACTGACGACTTCCAGTTCAACATCAACTACGGGGACATGAGCTTTCTCAGCGAGGAGGACCTGCGGTGCGTAACTCTGCCATCGCCTCGCACGGTTCCAACCTGCATGATCCTGGGCACTGTCGGGGTTACAACCCTGCtcagatttcaaataaatattcatGGTTCAATAcgttaacataacatttttcagcaggtttcaattgaCTAGAAgcaaaatcaattcattttatagggtgatgcagtGGGGCTGGTTCTACAAATACCGAGCCTCTCTAGCGCTTCACAGTGCAGCGGTGCTGGTTCTAATCTGGTTGTCCTCTCCTCCCCAGGATCTTCGGACCCCTCAACCTGACCACAGTGCAGCTGAGCGGAGTGGGGAGCAGCTTCAAGAAGCACGCAGACACGGAGTCCAAGGGGATCAAAGCACACTTCAACATGGACGAGAGCGGCCTCCTGTCCCTGGACAGGGTGAGTGTCCCTGTTCAATAACCTTCACCATCCTTCTTGGGTCCCTTCCTTTACCTGTACCGGCAGATCTCTCGAGCCTCTGTCAGACCCCTTTCTTGAGCTAAAGGTGCTTCTTTACCTTCTGTCCAGGTGGAGTCTGTGTTTGAGACCATAGTGGAGGAGAAAGACGAAGAGTCCACTTTGACAAGTGAGTTTccatgcagctgcagcagcttTTAGTACAACCAGCTTCTCTCTTCCAGTTAGTCTTGCTGTGCTCTTGATTGCTCTTGAGCTTGTGAAAGTCATTGACTGGGATTACAGTCCTCCTTACTGCCCTGGTGTAAAGTCCTGTTGGTATGTGATGGTTTGAAGAAGGAGGAGTGGGTTTGGGTTTCCTGCATCTCCCCTGATTGTGATGGGTTTTGCTCTTCTCCTCTTCAGAACTGGGCAACACCATTTCCAGTCTGTTTGGGGGTGGCAGCTCGGAGCCGAAGGAAAACGGAACCGAACCAGTTCAGGTGAGCGCTTTGATTTATCGAGTTTATTTATTAAGAGAAAGTCTAACTGCACACATGACCTATAAAACATGAAAGGGATCAAATTAATTCACAGACTTAATTTGTTTTGtcgaagtctttttcagtgttttcaaccTTTCTTAAAGGAGCATGTTTTAGACGTGTTAATAAGGTGAAGAATATAACCCCCCTGGTCCACCCCTCAGCAGTGTAACAATAAATAATCCTTCACCTTCTCCAGGACGAAGAGGAGAGCCAGGCAGAGGGTGGGAAGGAGGAAGAGGAGCAGGCCCAGAAAGAAGGTGGCGCTGCCCCGGAGGAGAAGCAGGAGACTGGGGATAAACCTGAAGGGGAGGCCCAGGCCGAGACGAAGGCCGAGacgaagggagagggagagagagagaaagagaaagagggagagacgTCTGAAGAGAAGACAGAGTCACAggtgaggaggaggggagagggctTTTACAATCCTTCACTTTCATTGGCTCCCTTTCCAGCGTAACACCACCCAGTGTGCTTCAGGTAACAAACTCAGGGCACTTTTATATTATCTGTGAACCGGACACTTGATCCAGCATAATTATtattacgattattattattgttatctaTAAACATGTTCATTATACTATTGGAAGATTTGCTATCAAGGAGTGTTTATTACAGTGATATTTTAATGATGCATTATTAGTTTAAGGCTTCATGTCTTGAATTCTGTTTTGTTAATGACTCATCTTCCAAAGCACTGCTGTCCTCTTATTTATAACTGTTTATAACTGCCTCTTGCAACCCCTTGCAGTTGAATCGTTGATTGTTTGTCTGAGTCTGATCCATAACTAGttaccttttcatttcatttttctggCTTGGTTTCATTATATTCTTGTAGGATAAGAAGGAAGGAGAGAGTGCCGGGAAGGAGGAAGAGAAGAAAGAGGGGCAAGCTGAGGGACAGGGAGAAGGAGGGAAGAAGGaggagaaagag
The Polyodon spathula isolate WHYD16114869_AA unplaced genomic scaffold, ASM1765450v1 scaffolds_1271, whole genome shotgun sequence genome window above contains:
- the hyou1 gene encoding hypoxia up-regulated protein 1, which gives rise to MGRRMTLWALFCFLAACLPSHTDSIAVMSVDLGSEWMKIAIVKPGVPMEIVLNRESRRKTPVAVCLKENERLFEDGALGMSAKNPKLVFRYLQDIIGKTLDNPQVALYQKRFPEHQLEKDEVRGTVLYRVSDELRYSPEEILGMVLNYSRSLAQEFAEQPIKDIVITVPAFFNQAERRAVLQAAQMADLKVLQLINDNTAVALNYGVFRRKDINSTAQNVMFYDMGSESTVATIVTYQSVKTKDAGTQPQLQIRGVGFDRSLGGFEMELRLRDHLAKLFNEQKKSKKDVRDNVRAMAKLLKEANRLKTVLSANVDHMAQVEGLLDDIDFKSRVTRAELEELCADLFQRVPGPVQQALSSAEMTMDEIESVILVGGATRVPKVQELLLKAVGKEELSKNINADEAAAMGAVYQAAALSKAFKVKPFLVRDAAIYPIQVEFTRDTEEDEEGVKSIKHNKRVLFQRMSPYPQRKVITFNRYTDDFQFNINYGDMSFLSEEDLRIFGPLNLTTVQLSGVGSSFKKHADTESKGIKAHFNMDESGLLSLDRVESVFETIVEEKDEESTLTKLGNTISSLFGGGSSEPKENGTEPVQDEEESQAEGGKEEEEQAQKEGGAAPEEKQETGDKPEGEAQAETKAETKGEGEREKEKEGETSEEKTESQDKKEGESAGKEEEKKEGQAEGQGEGGKKEEKEEEK